In the Setaria italica strain Yugu1 chromosome VI, Setaria_italica_v2.0, whole genome shotgun sequence genome, one interval contains:
- the LOC101767366 gene encoding meiotic recombination protein SPO11-2 yields MAEAAADVAAASLFGADRRLCSADILAPAEVRARIEVAVLNFLAALASPTSPAISVLPLISRSSANCSLRSGLLSDVSSIYLSYAFCKRSLMRESNGKAFVRVWKVMEMCYKILGEGKLVHQRELFYKLLSDSPKYFSCQRHVNRAIQDVVSLLRCTRQSLGVMASSRGALIGRLVLHEPGEEQIDCSILGASGHAITGDLNVLSKLNLSSDARYIIVVEKDAIFQRLAEDRLYNQLPCILITAKGYPDIATRFILHRLSQTFPNMLIFALVDWNPAGLAILCTYKYGSISMGLESYRYACNVKWLGLRGDDLQLIPDRAFQELKPRDLQIAKSLLSSKFLQESHRAELMLMVETGKRAEIEALYSHGFDFLGKYIARKIVQGDYI; encoded by the exons atggcggaggcggcggcggacgtggcggcggcgtcgctgtTCGGTGCCGACCGCCGCCTCTGCTCCGCTGACATCCTCGCGCCGGCTGAG GTCCGGGCAAGGATCGAGGTGGCGGTGCTTAACTTCCTGGCCGCACTCGCTTCGCCCAcctcgccggccatctccgtccTCCCCCTG ATTAGCCGGAGCTCTGCCAACTGCAGCCTGCGCAGCGGGTTGCTGAGTGATGTTTCGTCGATTTACCTCTCATACGCCTTCTGCAAGAGGTCCCTGATGAGAGAAAGCAATGGAAAGGCGTTCGTAAGAG TATGGAAGGTCATGGAGATGTGCTACAAGATCTTGGGGGAGGGGAAGCTGGTCCACCAACGGGAGTTGTTCTACAAGCTCCTCTCGGACTCGCCCAAGTACTTCAGTTGTCAGCGTCATGTCAACAGAGCCATTCAAG ATGTAGTTTCCTTGCTCCGGTGTACAAGGCAGAGCCTAGGAGTCATGGCATCAAGCAGAGGGGCCCTGATTGGGCGCCTTGTGTTGCAT GAACCAGGTGAAGAACAAATTGACTGTTCTATTCTTGGAGCTTCAGGACATGCAATTACTGGAGACCTGAATGTATTGAGCAAATTAAATTTGTCTTCAGATGCCCGGTATATCATTGTAGTGGAGAAG GATGCCATATTCCAGAGGCTAGCTGAAGACCGCTTGTATAATCAGCTTCCTTGTATCCTGATCACTGCTAAGGGATATCCTGATATCGCCACTAG GTTTATCTTGCATCGATTGAGCCAGACTTTTCCAAATATGCTGATTTTCGCATTAGTGGATTG GAACCCAGCAGGGCTTGCTATTCTGTGCACTTACAAATATGGAAGCATATCAATGGGTTTGGAGTCATACAGATATG CTTGCAATGTGAAATGGCTTGGGCTAAGAGGGGATGATCTGCAGCTTATCCCTGATCGTGCATTTCAAGAGCTGAAGCCACGTGATTTGCAGATTGCCAAAAGCTTGCTGTCATCAAAGTTCCTACAG GAGTCTCACAGAGCTGAGCTGATGCTGATGGTGGAGACGGGCAAGCGTGCGGAGATTGAGGCCCTCTACTCACACGGGTTCGATTTCTTGGGGAAGTACATTGCGAGAAAGATTGTACAGGGCGATTACATCTGA